One Sphaerisporangium krabiense DNA segment encodes these proteins:
- a CDS encoding gamma-glutamylcyclotransferase: MPVYAAYGSNMDPKQMAQRAPHSPMRGTGWLQGWRLTFGGEDVGWEGALATIAEDPYEHVFVVLYDVPEWDEEPLDQWEGAALGLYHKVKLRVATLDGEILAWFHVLDDYEGGLPSARYLGILADAAEKAGAPDDYVTDLRTRPCTSLGG; the protein is encoded by the coding sequence CTGTTTACGCCGCCTATGGCAGCAACATGGATCCCAAGCAGATGGCTCAGCGCGCTCCGCACTCGCCCATGCGCGGGACCGGCTGGTTGCAGGGCTGGCGCCTGACCTTCGGCGGCGAGGACGTCGGCTGGGAGGGCGCGCTCGCCACCATCGCGGAAGATCCCTATGAGCACGTCTTCGTCGTCCTGTACGACGTGCCCGAATGGGACGAGGAGCCCCTCGACCAGTGGGAGGGGGCCGCCCTCGGGCTCTACCACAAGGTCAAGCTGCGCGTGGCCACCCTCGACGGCGAGATCCTGGCGTGGTTCCACGTCCTGGACGACTACGAGGGCGGCCTGCCCTCGGCCCGCTACCTGGGCATCCTCGCCGACGCCGCCGAGAAGGCCGGCGCCCCCGACGACTACGTCACCGACCTGCGCACCCGCCCCTGCACCTCGCTCGGCGGCTGA
- the kynU gene encoding kynureninase encodes MTELNARAAKLDAEDPLGYLRAEFDLDPAVVYLDGNSLGAPPRQVAGRVEEVVREQWGRRLIRSWPERWWVAPERVGEKIAPLVGAAPGQVVVADSTSVNVFKALVGAVRLAPGRREIVVDATTFPTDGYVAESAAELTGTMVVPAVVDELDDVLSERTAVVLLNQVDYKTGRLHDMAAATEKIHAAGARAVWDLCHSVGVLPIELDALGVDVAVGCTYKFLNGGPGSPAFIYVPHHLQAEFHQPLPGWGGHRDPFAMESSYAPAPGIARARAGTPDILSLLALDAALEVWDGVDMTAVRAKGLALTGFFIECVDELLGRAVEVVTPRGEWRGHQVSLRHHDASTLVAELTARDVIGDYRPPDVLRFGFAPLYVTYGDALRAARALADLLAERG; translated from the coding sequence ATGACGGAGTTGAACGCGCGGGCGGCGAAGCTGGACGCGGAGGATCCGCTGGGGTACCTGCGTGCCGAGTTCGATCTCGATCCCGCCGTGGTCTACCTGGACGGGAACTCTCTCGGGGCGCCGCCGCGGCAGGTCGCGGGGCGGGTCGAGGAGGTCGTCAGGGAGCAGTGGGGGCGGCGGCTGATCAGGTCGTGGCCGGAGCGCTGGTGGGTCGCGCCGGAGCGGGTCGGCGAGAAGATCGCCCCGCTGGTGGGCGCGGCGCCCGGGCAGGTGGTCGTGGCGGACTCGACCAGCGTCAACGTGTTCAAGGCGCTGGTGGGCGCGGTGCGGCTGGCTCCGGGGCGCCGTGAGATCGTCGTGGACGCGACGACCTTCCCGACCGACGGGTACGTGGCCGAGTCGGCGGCCGAGCTGACCGGGACGATGGTGGTGCCGGCCGTCGTGGACGAGCTCGACGACGTGCTGAGCGAGCGGACCGCGGTGGTGCTGCTCAACCAGGTGGACTACAAGACCGGGCGGCTGCACGACATGGCCGCTGCCACCGAGAAGATCCACGCGGCGGGCGCGCGTGCGGTGTGGGACCTGTGCCACAGCGTGGGCGTGCTGCCGATCGAGCTCGACGCCCTGGGCGTGGACGTGGCCGTCGGGTGCACCTACAAGTTCCTCAACGGCGGCCCCGGCTCGCCCGCGTTCATCTACGTGCCGCACCACCTGCAGGCGGAATTCCACCAGCCGCTGCCCGGCTGGGGCGGGCACCGCGACCCGTTCGCGATGGAGTCGTCCTACGCCCCCGCGCCGGGCATCGCGCGGGCCCGCGCCGGAACCCCCGACATCTTGTCGCTGCTGGCGCTGGACGCGGCGCTGGAGGTCTGGGACGGCGTGGACATGACCGCCGTGCGGGCCAAGGGGCTGGCGCTGACCGGGTTCTTCATCGAGTGCGTGGACGAGCTGCTGGGGAGGGCGGTCGAGGTGGTGACGCCGCGCGGCGAGTGGCGCGGCCACCAGGTCTCGCTGCGCCACCACGACGCGAGCACGCTGGTCGCCGAGCTGACCGCCCGCGACGTGATCGGCGACTACCGCCCGCCGGACGTGCTGCGCTTCGGCTTCGCCCCGCTGTACGTGACCTACGGGGACGCGCTGCGCGCCGCCCGCGCCCTGGCGGACCTGCTGGCCGAACGGGGCTGA
- a CDS encoding RDD family protein, with amino-acid sequence MTLPLDVMAGPAVAARRHRLLAMLIDGVLLFLLNLVLIALLEPGLFGGSAAGADSDSSGGSLALFFGNPFHDPYWFTDLLLSVIAALYFWGTHVRWGRTLGKKLCGIKVVSLDGGPLTSRQAGVRAASYSVVVMVPYIGLALALADQLWIVGPGKRCLHDLLAGTVVIQD; translated from the coding sequence GTGACGCTCCCCCTCGACGTGATGGCGGGCCCCGCCGTGGCCGCCCGGCGACACCGGTTGCTCGCGATGCTGATCGACGGCGTACTGCTCTTCCTCCTCAACCTCGTCCTCATCGCCCTGCTGGAGCCGGGGTTGTTCGGCGGCTCGGCCGCCGGGGCGGATTCGGACTCCTCCGGAGGATCGCTGGCGCTCTTCTTCGGCAACCCCTTCCACGATCCGTACTGGTTCACCGATCTCCTGTTGAGTGTCATCGCGGCGCTCTACTTCTGGGGGACGCACGTCCGCTGGGGGCGGACGCTCGGCAAGAAGCTGTGCGGCATCAAGGTCGTCTCCCTCGACGGCGGCCCGTTGACGTCGCGGCAGGCCGGAGTGCGGGCCGCTTCCTATTCGGTGGTGGTGATGGTGCCCTACATCGGGCTCGCGCTCGCCCTCGCCGACCAGCTGTGGATCGTCGGCCCGGGCAAGAGGTGCCTTCATGACCTTCTGGCGGGCACCGTCGTCATCCAGGACTAG
- a CDS encoding LLM class flavin-dependent oxidoreductase, whose product MSLVFHWFLPTYGDSRHVVGGGHGLPAGAAGGQRPATLGYLTQIARAAEQLGFEGALTPTGSWCEDAWLTTAMIARETERLRFLVAFRPGVVSPTLAAQMAATFQRYAPGRLLLNVVTGGESHEQRAYGDWLDKDARYARTGEFLSIVRALWRGETVTAKGEHIQVEEARLARLPDPVPPIYFGGSSPAAGEVAARHSDVYLTWGEPPAAVEKKLDWMRGLAAAAGRTPRFGIRLHVITRDTAAEAWAEARRLLDGFSPEAVRAVQAGLARSESEGQRRMLALHGGATTDLEVSPNLWAGIGLVRGGAGTALVGSHAEVAERVLEYHRLGIDEFILSGHPHVEEAYWFGEGVLPLLAASGHWTHPTTPADTPLEVPFATGATR is encoded by the coding sequence ATGAGTCTGGTCTTCCACTGGTTCCTCCCCACCTACGGGGACAGCCGTCATGTCGTCGGAGGCGGCCACGGGCTTCCGGCCGGGGCGGCGGGCGGGCAGCGGCCCGCGACGCTCGGCTACCTCACCCAGATCGCCCGCGCCGCCGAGCAGCTCGGCTTCGAGGGCGCGCTGACCCCCACCGGGTCCTGGTGCGAGGACGCCTGGCTCACCACCGCCATGATCGCCCGGGAGACCGAGCGGCTCAGGTTCCTCGTCGCGTTCCGCCCCGGCGTCGTCTCCCCGACCCTGGCCGCCCAGATGGCCGCCACCTTCCAGCGGTACGCCCCCGGACGGCTCCTGCTGAACGTGGTCACCGGCGGCGAGAGCCACGAGCAGCGCGCGTACGGCGACTGGCTCGACAAGGACGCCCGCTACGCGCGCACCGGAGAGTTCCTGTCCATCGTCCGTGCCCTGTGGCGCGGGGAGACGGTGACCGCGAAGGGCGAGCACATCCAGGTCGAGGAGGCCCGGCTCGCCCGCCTGCCCGACCCGGTCCCGCCGATCTACTTCGGCGGCTCGTCCCCGGCCGCGGGCGAGGTCGCCGCCCGGCACAGCGACGTCTACCTGACCTGGGGCGAGCCGCCCGCCGCCGTGGAGAAGAAGCTGGACTGGATGCGCGGGCTCGCCGCCGCGGCCGGGCGCACGCCGCGCTTCGGCATCCGGCTGCACGTCATCACCCGGGACACCGCGGCCGAGGCGTGGGCCGAGGCGCGGCGCCTGCTGGACGGCTTCTCCCCGGAGGCCGTCCGCGCCGTCCAGGCCGGGCTGGCCCGCAGCGAGTCCGAGGGGCAGCGCCGCATGCTCGCCCTGCACGGCGGCGCCACCACCGACCTGGAGGTCTCACCCAACCTGTGGGCCGGCATCGGCCTGGTCCGCGGCGGCGCGGGCACGGCCCTGGTCGGCAGCCACGCCGAGGTGGCCGAACGCGTCCTCGAATACCACCGCCTCGGCATCGACGAGTTCATCCTCTCCGGCCACCCCCACGTCGAGGAGGCGTACTGGTTCGGCGAAGGCGTTCTCCCCCTGCTGGCGGCCTCCGGCCACTGGACCCACCCCACGACCCCCGCCGACACCCCCCTCGAAGTCCCCTTCGCCACCGGCGCCACCCGGTGA
- a CDS encoding SfnB family sulfur acquisition oxidoreductase, producing MPVPTPRAAHVITGEAEALAVARELSAAFRAGASERDAQRKLPHAEVDRLSASGLLGVTVPAAHGGADVPARVLAEVMRLLAAGDASLAQIPQSHFVYVNVLRRQGTPEQRRFFFREVLDGRRFGNAQSEAGTRHVQDIRTRLTPAAGGYLLNGLKHYSTGALFAHWIPVLARAEDDALHVAYVPRDAPGLTVVDDWDGMGQRTTASGTVRLEDVAVPADRVVPHHLTFQGPQVHGAVAQLLHAAIDAGIAAAALEEAVAFVRTKSRPWFESGLDTAAQEPLLIQRFGELALKVRAGDALLAAAARAIDDATADLTDATAAEASIAVAAAKAQTSVAAVETADALFEVGGTRSALDGLNLHRHWRDARTHTLHDPVRWKVQHIGRYVLNGTLPPRHGLL from the coding sequence GTGCCCGTGCCGACCCCGAGGGCCGCCCACGTGATCACCGGCGAGGCCGAGGCCCTGGCCGTCGCCCGCGAGCTGTCCGCCGCGTTCCGCGCCGGCGCCTCGGAACGGGACGCGCAGCGTAAGCTGCCCCACGCCGAGGTGGACCGCCTGTCGGCCAGCGGGCTGCTCGGCGTCACGGTCCCCGCCGCGCACGGGGGAGCCGACGTCCCCGCGCGCGTCCTCGCCGAGGTCATGCGCCTGCTCGCCGCGGGTGACGCGAGCCTGGCGCAGATCCCGCAGAGCCACTTCGTCTACGTCAACGTGCTGCGCCGCCAGGGCACCCCCGAGCAGCGGCGGTTCTTCTTCCGCGAGGTGCTGGACGGGCGCCGCTTCGGCAACGCGCAGTCCGAGGCGGGCACCAGGCACGTCCAGGACATCCGCACCCGGCTCACCCCGGCGGCCGGCGGCTACCTGCTCAACGGCCTCAAGCACTACTCGACCGGCGCGCTGTTCGCCCACTGGATCCCCGTCCTGGCCCGCGCCGAGGACGACGCGCTGCACGTCGCCTACGTCCCGCGCGACGCCCCCGGCCTGACCGTCGTGGACGACTGGGACGGCATGGGGCAGCGCACGACCGCCAGCGGCACCGTCCGCCTGGAGGACGTCGCCGTGCCCGCCGACCGCGTCGTCCCGCACCACCTGACCTTCCAGGGGCCCCAGGTGCACGGCGCGGTGGCGCAACTGCTGCACGCCGCCATCGACGCGGGCATCGCCGCGGCCGCGCTGGAGGAGGCCGTCGCGTTCGTCCGCACCAAGAGCCGGCCGTGGTTCGAGAGCGGCCTGGACACCGCGGCGCAGGAGCCGCTGCTCATCCAGCGCTTCGGCGAGCTCGCGCTGAAGGTGCGCGCGGGCGACGCCCTGCTCGCCGCGGCGGCCCGCGCGATCGACGACGCCACCGCCGATCTCACCGACGCGACCGCGGCCGAGGCGTCGATCGCCGTCGCCGCCGCGAAGGCGCAGACCTCGGTCGCCGCCGTGGAGACGGCGGACGCGCTGTTCGAGGTGGGCGGCACGCGCTCGGCCCTGGACGGCCTCAATCTGCACCGCCACTGGCGCGACGCCCGCACCCACACCTTGCACGACCCCGTGCGGTGGAAGGTGCAGCACATCGGCCGCTACGTCCTCAACGGCACGCTCCCGCCCCGCCACGGCCTCCTCTGA
- the ssuE gene encoding NADPH-dependent FMN reductase, translating to MATVLSVSGSPSPVSRTARLLRHLDAGLAARDHQVIPLDVRLLPPQALLGADFDHPALAEVRRLIDRADGLVIGTPVYKAAYSGLLKCLLDLLPQYALAGKTVLPLATGGTTAHVLAIDYALRPVLSSMGASHVVQGWFVLDRHVTVLEGGGVVVEPDTQLALDNVLDGFSAALGRSALAAPVC from the coding sequence ATGGCCACCGTCCTCTCCGTCTCGGGAAGCCCGTCCCCGGTCTCGCGCACGGCCCGTCTGTTGCGTCACCTCGACGCCGGGCTGGCCGCGCGAGACCATCAGGTGATCCCTCTGGACGTCCGCCTGCTGCCCCCGCAGGCGCTGCTCGGCGCCGACTTCGACCATCCGGCGCTCGCCGAGGTCCGCAGGCTCATCGACCGGGCCGACGGCCTGGTGATCGGGACGCCCGTGTACAAGGCGGCGTACTCCGGGCTGCTCAAATGCCTGCTGGACCTGCTGCCGCAGTACGCGCTCGCGGGCAAGACCGTGCTCCCGCTGGCCACCGGCGGCACGACCGCGCACGTGCTCGCCATCGACTACGCGCTGCGGCCCGTCCTGTCGTCCATGGGCGCGTCGCACGTCGTGCAGGGCTGGTTCGTGCTGGACCGGCACGTCACCGTCCTGGAGGGCGGCGGCGTCGTGGTCGAGCCGGACACCCAGCTCGCCCTCGACAACGTCCTCGACGGGTTCTCCGCCGCGCTCGGCCGCTCCGCGCTGGCCGCGCCGGTCTGCTGA
- a CDS encoding acyl-CoA dehydrogenase family protein — protein MSIAAPADWKTLPGPTDPEGWIKRATEVAAVLAVDAAARDRAGATPHEEIRLLKDSGLVTLLGPAEHGGGGQKWPTAYKVVREVAKADGSIGQLLGYHYLWNWAARLVGTREQWEQVEAAAARDRWFFGGAVNPRDDDVVVRDEGDTLVFSGHKSFSTGSKVSDVTVLEGVLDGTDKHVFAIVPSDSPGLTFNDDWDNIGQRLTESGSVTLDGVRTPWAGAAGYVDKEFRPRVYNTLNVPIIQLVFVNFYLGIAAGALETAAAYTRTRSRAWLHGGYEKATDEPYVIDAYGDLTAKLWAAEALADRVAEEGQPLHDDPDAVTPADRGRFEVRVAAAKAISTEVALEVTSRIFEVTGARATATGQGLDRFWRNVRTHTLHDPVAYKRREVGRYVLTGDLPEPTWYS, from the coding sequence ATGAGCATCGCCGCACCCGCGGACTGGAAGACCCTCCCCGGCCCCACCGACCCCGAGGGCTGGATCAAGCGCGCGACCGAGGTGGCCGCCGTCCTCGCCGTGGACGCCGCGGCCCGCGACCGCGCCGGAGCCACCCCGCACGAGGAGATCCGCCTGCTCAAGGACTCCGGCCTGGTCACCCTGCTCGGGCCCGCCGAGCACGGCGGAGGCGGCCAGAAGTGGCCCACCGCCTACAAGGTGGTCCGCGAGGTCGCCAAGGCCGACGGCTCGATCGGCCAGTTGCTCGGCTACCACTACCTGTGGAACTGGGCCGCCCGCCTCGTCGGCACCCGCGAGCAGTGGGAGCAGGTCGAGGCCGCGGCCGCGCGCGACCGGTGGTTCTTCGGCGGCGCGGTCAACCCCCGCGACGACGACGTGGTCGTCCGCGACGAGGGCGACACGCTGGTGTTCAGCGGGCACAAGTCCTTCTCCACCGGCAGCAAGGTCTCCGACGTCACCGTCCTGGAAGGCGTGCTCGACGGCACCGACAAGCACGTCTTCGCCATCGTCCCCTCCGACAGCCCCGGCCTGACCTTCAACGACGACTGGGACAACATCGGCCAGCGGCTCACCGAGAGCGGCAGCGTCACCCTCGACGGGGTGCGCACGCCGTGGGCCGGCGCGGCCGGGTACGTGGACAAGGAGTTCCGGCCCCGCGTCTACAACACGCTCAACGTGCCGATCATCCAGCTCGTCTTCGTCAACTTCTACCTCGGCATCGCCGCCGGCGCCCTGGAGACCGCCGCCGCCTACACGCGCACCCGCTCGCGCGCCTGGCTGCACGGCGGGTACGAGAAGGCCACCGACGAGCCGTACGTCATCGACGCCTACGGCGACCTCACGGCCAAGCTGTGGGCCGCCGAGGCCCTGGCCGACCGGGTGGCGGAGGAAGGGCAGCCGCTGCACGACGACCCCGACGCGGTCACCCCGGCCGACCGCGGCAGGTTCGAGGTCAGGGTCGCCGCCGCCAAGGCGATCAGCACCGAGGTGGCCCTGGAGGTCACCAGCCGGATCTTCGAGGTCACCGGGGCGCGGGCCACCGCCACCGGCCAGGGCCTCGACCGGTTCTGGCGCAACGTCCGCACCCACACCCTGCACGACCCCGTCGCCTACAAGCGCCGCGAGGTAGGCCGGTACGTCCTCACCGGCGACCTTCCCGAGCCGACCTGGTACTCCTGA
- the sfnG gene encoding dimethylsulfone monooxygenase SfnG, producing MSVQPAAEPLRFAYWVPNVSGGLVTSTIEQRTDWGYDYNRELAVLAENSGFDYALSQVRYMASYGAEYQHESTSFSLALLLATQRLKVIAAVHPGLWHPGVLAKLGATADHLSGGRFAVNVVSGWFKAEFTALGEPWLEHDERYRRSEEFIRALRAIWTEDHAELAGDFYRVRDFSLKPKPLAVPGRPHPEIFQGGNSTAARAMAGRVSDWYFSNGKDFDGVTEQLRDVGASAAASGRRVRFGLNAFLIARDTEAEAREVLREIVAKADTEAVHGFGAAVRQAGRSTADGKGMWQDSTFDDLVQYNDGFRTGLIGTPEQIAERIVAYKRLGVDLFLLGFLHYLEEVEQFGTRILPLVRELESRLPEETSASAPARV from the coding sequence ATGTCCGTCCAGCCGGCCGCAGAGCCCCTGCGCTTCGCCTACTGGGTCCCGAACGTCAGCGGTGGCCTGGTCACGAGCACGATCGAGCAGCGCACCGACTGGGGGTACGACTACAACCGCGAGCTGGCCGTCCTCGCCGAGAACAGCGGATTCGACTACGCGCTCAGCCAGGTCCGCTACATGGCCAGCTACGGCGCCGAGTACCAGCACGAGTCGACCAGCTTCAGCCTGGCGCTGCTGCTCGCCACGCAGCGGCTCAAGGTCATCGCCGCCGTCCACCCCGGGCTGTGGCACCCCGGCGTGCTGGCCAAACTCGGCGCCACCGCCGACCACCTGTCGGGCGGGCGCTTCGCGGTGAACGTCGTCAGCGGCTGGTTCAAGGCCGAGTTCACCGCGCTCGGCGAGCCCTGGCTGGAGCACGACGAGCGCTACCGGCGCTCGGAGGAGTTCATCCGCGCGCTGCGCGCCATCTGGACCGAGGACCACGCCGAGCTGGCCGGCGACTTCTACCGCGTCCGCGACTTCTCGCTCAAGCCCAAGCCGCTCGCCGTCCCGGGCCGTCCGCACCCGGAGATCTTCCAGGGCGGCAACTCCACCGCCGCCCGCGCCATGGCCGGCCGGGTCTCCGACTGGTACTTCAGCAACGGCAAGGACTTCGACGGCGTCACCGAGCAGCTCCGCGACGTGGGCGCCTCCGCCGCGGCGTCCGGCCGCCGCGTCCGGTTCGGGCTGAACGCCTTCCTGATCGCCAGGGACACCGAGGCGGAGGCCCGCGAGGTGCTGCGCGAGATCGTGGCCAAGGCCGACACCGAGGCCGTGCACGGCTTCGGCGCCGCCGTCCGGCAGGCGGGGCGGTCCACGGCCGACGGCAAGGGCATGTGGCAGGACTCCACCTTCGACGACCTGGTCCAGTACAACGACGGCTTCCGCACCGGCCTCATCGGCACCCCCGAGCAGATCGCCGAGCGGATCGTCGCCTACAAGCGCCTCGGGGTCGACCTGTTCCTGCTCGGCTTCCTGCACTACCTGGAGGAGGTCGAGCAGTTCGGCACGCGGATCCTCCCGCTGGTCCGCGAACTGGAGTCACGGCTTCCCGAGGAGACAAGCGCCTCCGCGCCGGCGCGCGTGTGA
- a CDS encoding putative leader peptide, with translation MKKGPRQLTCRRHVDLVRVSSALCRPRARHGTPRRTASA, from the coding sequence ATGAAGAAGGGTCCCCGACAGCTCACCTGCCGCCGCCACGTCGACCTCGTCCGCGTCTCCAGCGCCCTCTGTCGTCCCCGCGCCCGGCACGGAACGCCGCGCCGCACCGCCTCGGCCTGA
- a CDS encoding LysR family transcriptional regulator, producing MRIEQLEYIAAVTRLGSLRRAAEALHLSQPALSETVRNLERELGVDILDRRRSGAKISDEGRELLPHIIGVLDAVDRLRRAAGEQHHSSRMVRLGTVNAATVPLLVPVVREFRATHPRTQVEVVQAQQADIHRGLLEGGLDLGLVNYLAGDDLPPGFHTTELLRGRPVACVRAGSPLAALPALTPDDLLTEPLIAMRSGYVMHRYLHRLLEGRHPAFSYSMDGAEMGKLMVAEGLGVTVLPDFSVLDDPLERCGAITSRPIEGDDTEVLLVLQRPLAGSAPRAARDLHAIFVATAAAQASRTARTAAP from the coding sequence GTGCGCATCGAGCAGCTTGAGTACATCGCCGCCGTCACCCGCCTCGGGTCGCTGCGCCGCGCGGCCGAGGCGCTCCACCTGTCACAGCCGGCGCTGAGCGAGACCGTGCGCAACCTGGAGCGCGAGCTCGGCGTGGACATCCTGGACCGCAGGAGGTCCGGCGCGAAGATCAGCGACGAGGGCCGCGAGCTGCTGCCGCACATCATCGGCGTGCTGGACGCCGTCGACCGGCTGCGCCGCGCGGCCGGCGAGCAGCACCACAGCAGCCGCATGGTCCGCCTCGGCACGGTGAACGCGGCCACCGTCCCGCTGCTCGTGCCGGTCGTCCGCGAGTTCCGCGCCACGCATCCGCGCACGCAGGTGGAGGTCGTCCAGGCGCAGCAGGCCGACATCCACCGGGGCCTGCTGGAGGGCGGCCTGGACCTGGGACTGGTCAACTACCTGGCGGGCGACGACCTGCCGCCCGGCTTCCACACGACCGAGCTGCTGCGCGGCCGCCCGGTTGCGTGCGTGCGGGCCGGCAGCCCCCTGGCGGCGCTGCCCGCGCTCACCCCGGACGACCTGCTGACCGAGCCGCTGATCGCCATGCGGTCCGGGTACGTCATGCACCGGTACCTCCACCGCCTGCTGGAGGGCCGCCACCCGGCGTTCTCCTACTCCATGGACGGGGCCGAGATGGGCAAGCTGATGGTCGCGGAAGGGCTCGGCGTCACGGTCCTGCCGGACTTCAGCGTCCTGGACGACCCGCTGGAGCGGTGCGGGGCGATCACCTCCCGTCCCATCGAGGGGGACGACACCGAGGTGCTGCTGGTGCTCCAGCGGCCCCTGGCCGGGTCGGCGCCGCGCGCCGCCCGCGACCTGCACGCGATCTTCGTGGCCACCGCCGCCGCGCAGGCCTCCCGTACCGCGCGCACGGCCGCCCCCTGA
- a CDS encoding purine-nucleoside phosphorylase, producing the protein MSNDAYALAAEAAVALKELTGVDSFDVALVMGSGWVPAADAIGTTISEHRVTELPGFSAPSVAGHSGVIRAVDTESGRKALIFLGRTHLYEGRGVDPVVHGVRTAIAAGVETVVLTNAAGGLRPEVQNVGDPVLISDHINLTGANPITGATFVDLTEVYSRRLRELAREADPSLAEGVYVAFRGPTYETPAEIRMLRALGGDLVGMSTVLEAIAAREGGAEVLGVSLVTNPAAGLAGTPLDHQDVLAVGRATAARMGVLLGKVVGKL; encoded by the coding sequence GTGAGCAATGACGCGTATGCCCTCGCCGCGGAGGCCGCGGTCGCGCTGAAGGAACTGACCGGGGTCGACTCCTTCGACGTGGCCCTCGTCATGGGGTCGGGCTGGGTCCCGGCCGCCGACGCGATCGGGACGACGATCTCCGAGCACCGGGTGACCGAGCTGCCCGGTTTCAGCGCGCCGTCCGTGGCCGGCCATTCCGGGGTGATCCGCGCCGTGGACACCGAGTCCGGGCGCAAGGCCCTCATCTTCCTCGGCCGCACCCACCTGTACGAGGGCAGGGGCGTGGACCCGGTCGTGCACGGGGTGCGGACCGCCATCGCCGCCGGGGTGGAGACCGTCGTGCTCACCAACGCCGCCGGAGGTCTGCGGCCGGAGGTCCAGAACGTCGGCGACCCGGTGCTGATCAGCGACCACATCAACCTCACCGGCGCCAACCCGATCACCGGGGCGACGTTCGTGGACCTGACCGAGGTCTACTCGCGGCGGCTGCGCGAGCTGGCCCGCGAGGCCGATCCGTCGCTGGCGGAGGGGGTTTACGTCGCGTTCCGCGGCCCGACGTACGAGACCCCGGCCGAGATCCGCATGCTGCGCGCGCTGGGCGGCGACCTGGTCGGCATGTCCACCGTCCTGGAGGCCATCGCGGCGCGGGAGGGCGGGGCCGAGGTGCTCGGCGTCTCGCTGGTGACCAACCCCGCCGCCGGGCTGGCCGGGACGCCGCTCGACCACCAGGACGTGCTGGCGGTGGGCCGGGCGACCGCGGCCCGCATGGGCGTGCTGCTCGGCAAGGTCGTCGGCAAGCTCTGA